One Aquisediminimonas profunda genomic region harbors:
- a CDS encoding ribonucleotide-diphosphate reductase subunit beta, whose product MSLTEARNQYKPFEYPWAYDFWKRQQQIHWMPEEVPLGEDCRDWAQKLTDHERNLLTQIFRFFTQADVEVQNCYHEHYGRVFKPTEIKMMLAAFSNMETVHIAAYSHLLDTIGMPESEYGMFLQYKEMKDKHDYLATFNVDSDEDIARTLAMFGGFTEGLQLFASFAMLMNFPRFNKMKGMGQIVSWSVRDESLHCEGITRLFHAFVKERDCLTKSVKDDILDCCQKTVRLEDAFIDLAFEDGPVPGMTAKEIKKYIRYIADWRLGQLGFKPMYMIDEHPLPWLAPLLNGVEHANFFETRATEYSKAATRGNWNEVWDSFDRRKDAKAANDGAGVVEAVEKDMFEQAGIAAE is encoded by the coding sequence ATGTCCCTCACCGAAGCCCGCAACCAGTATAAGCCCTTTGAATATCCCTGGGCCTATGATTTCTGGAAACGCCAGCAGCAGATCCACTGGATGCCGGAGGAAGTGCCGCTGGGCGAGGATTGCCGCGATTGGGCGCAGAAGCTGACCGATCATGAGCGCAATTTGCTGACGCAGATCTTCCGCTTCTTCACGCAAGCCGATGTCGAGGTGCAGAATTGCTACCACGAACATTATGGCCGCGTGTTCAAGCCTACCGAGATCAAGATGATGCTCGCGGCCTTTTCCAACATGGAAACGGTGCACATCGCGGCCTATTCGCACCTGCTCGACACGATCGGCATGCCCGAAAGCGAATATGGCATGTTCCTTCAATACAAGGAGATGAAGGACAAGCACGATTACCTCGCAACCTTCAATGTCGACAGCGATGAGGATATTGCCCGCACGCTCGCCATGTTCGGCGGGTTCACCGAGGGGCTGCAGCTGTTCGCGAGCTTTGCGATGCTGATGAACTTCCCGCGCTTCAACAAGATGAAGGGCATGGGCCAGATCGTCAGCTGGAGCGTGCGTGACGAGAGCCTGCACTGCGAAGGCATCACCCGCCTGTTCCACGCCTTTGTGAAAGAGCGTGACTGCCTGACCAAATCGGTGAAGGACGATATCCTTGACTGCTGCCAGAAGACCGTGCGGCTGGAAGACGCGTTCATTGATCTCGCGTTCGAAGATGGCCCCGTTCCCGGCATGACCGCCAAGGAAATCAAGAAATACATCCGCTACATTGCCGACTGGCGGCTGGGCCAGCTGGGCTTCAAGCCGATGTACATGATCGATGAACACCCTCTGCCCTGGCTCGCGCCACTGCTGAATGGTGTGGAGCACGCCAACTTCTTCGAAACCCGCGCGACGGAATATTCCAAGGCCGCGACGCGGGGCAACTGGAACGAGGTGTGGGACTCGTTCGACCGCCGCAAGGACGCGAAAGCCGCCAATGACGGGGCCGGTGTGGTCGAAGCGGTCGAGAAAGACATGTTCGAGCAGGCGGGGATTGCGGCGGAGTAA
- a CDS encoding glycine zipper 2TM domain-containing protein — protein MKRTLLAVSLAAVALPAAPALADPPPWAPAHGRRAHDAARYDRYGRYYEPVPLRREDRIWRGDDGRYYCRRDNGTTGLIIGGAVGALVGRSLDRGRDRTVGTILGAAGGALLGREIDKGSLRCR, from the coding sequence ATGAAAAGGACTCTTCTCGCAGTGTCGCTGGCGGCCGTCGCGCTTCCCGCGGCTCCGGCCCTCGCCGATCCGCCGCCATGGGCACCCGCGCATGGCCGCCGCGCACATGATGCCGCACGCTATGATCGCTATGGCCGCTACTACGAACCTGTGCCGCTGCGCCGCGAAGACCGGATCTGGCGTGGCGATGACGGCCGCTATTATTGCCGGCGCGACAATGGGACGACCGGGCTGATCATTGGCGGCGCAGTCGGTGCGCTTGTCGGCCGCAGCCTTGACCGCGGGCGCGATCGGACTGTTGGCACGATCCTCGGAGCGGCCGGTGGCGCGCTGCTTGGCCGCGAGATCGACAAAGGCTCACTGCGCTGTCGATAG
- a CDS encoding ExbD/TolR family protein has product MAMSSGGSSDEPMMDINTTPLIDVMLVLLIMFIITLPPATHAVKIDLPQDCAPKCPPPPPILPTKNVLYIAPNDAILWNGQPVALSQLQGMLEATQTMDPIPELHLQPDASARYDTVDHVLAAAKRANVSKMGFVGNEAYRGF; this is encoded by the coding sequence ATGGCAATGAGTTCGGGTGGCAGCAGCGACGAACCGATGATGGACATCAACACCACGCCGTTGATCGACGTGATGTTGGTGCTTCTGATCATGTTCATCATCACCCTGCCACCGGCCACGCACGCGGTGAAGATCGATCTTCCTCAGGATTGCGCGCCCAAGTGCCCGCCACCGCCGCCAATCCTGCCGACCAAGAATGTGCTCTACATCGCGCCGAATGATGCGATCCTGTGGAACGGACAGCCGGTTGCCTTGTCACAGCTTCAGGGCATGCTCGAAGCAACGCAGACGATGGATCCGATCCCGGAACTCCACCTTCAGCCGGATGCCAGTGCCCGTTATGATACCGTCGACCACGTCCTGGCCGCTGCAAAGCGCGCCAATGTGTCCAAGATGGGATTTGTCGGCAACGAAGCCTATCGCGGCTTCTGA
- a CDS encoding ExbD/TolR family protein: MAMSVGSEGGEDAPMSDINTTPLVDVMLVLLIIFLITIPVVVKKVPLKVPTLAYQPTITKAENVILSVRGESDGSCGVYWGQARVNASQLLSKAAAKFKNEADRLGPNVTDPNLFPEVHIRGDQNTPYRCIGGTISIMQSAGFIRVGFISEPKGGTATR, encoded by the coding sequence ATGGCAATGAGCGTAGGCTCAGAGGGCGGCGAAGACGCCCCAATGTCGGACATCAACACCACGCCACTGGTGGACGTGATGCTCGTTCTTCTCATCATCTTCTTGATTACGATTCCGGTCGTGGTGAAGAAGGTGCCGTTGAAGGTTCCGACACTTGCGTACCAGCCGACGATCACAAAGGCTGAAAATGTGATCCTTTCGGTGCGCGGTGAATCCGATGGAAGCTGCGGCGTCTATTGGGGACAGGCGCGGGTGAATGCCAGCCAGCTGCTTTCAAAGGCTGCGGCCAAGTTCAAGAACGAAGCAGACCGGCTCGGGCCGAACGTTACGGATCCGAACCTTTTCCCTGAAGTGCATATCCGGGGGGACCAGAATACGCCCTATCGCTGCATTGGTGGTACGATCTCCATCATGCAGAGCGCGGGCTTCATTCGGGTCGGCTTTATTTCTGAACCAAAGGGCGGCACGGCGACCCGTTGA
- a CDS encoding MotA/TolQ/ExbB proton channel family protein — MFDVLILQEAAADASTAAAKTVFGPMQMLEEGGVVTWTIAAILAIMSIVSWYIMLTKLFEQQKVLGQSKDAVKSFWSAPNVRDGANKLEKNSAFRQLVDDGLRADAEHGHFTDQLDSHEWMHSSLRRSQDAINAKLGTGLAFLATVGSTSPFVGLLGTVIGITGALVKIAATGNADIASIAGPVGEALYMTAFGLIVAVPAVMGYNWLQRRNKLIAERMSRFCDDLHGDLMSGGKIRPQVKAPAGAAKPAAATAKA, encoded by the coding sequence ATGTTTGATGTTTTGATACTTCAGGAAGCCGCCGCAGACGCCAGCACCGCCGCGGCGAAGACTGTTTTCGGCCCGATGCAGATGTTGGAAGAAGGTGGCGTGGTCACCTGGACTATTGCGGCCATCCTCGCGATCATGTCGATTGTGTCCTGGTACATCATGCTCACAAAATTGTTCGAACAGCAAAAGGTTCTTGGCCAGTCGAAGGACGCCGTAAAATCCTTCTGGTCCGCGCCAAATGTTCGCGATGGCGCCAACAAGCTCGAAAAGAACTCTGCGTTCCGCCAGCTTGTTGATGATGGTCTGCGTGCCGATGCAGAGCATGGCCATTTCACGGATCAGCTCGATTCGCATGAATGGATGCACAGCTCGCTGCGTCGCAGCCAGGATGCGATCAATGCCAAGCTCGGAACGGGTCTTGCCTTCCTTGCGACGGTGGGTTCAACCTCGCCTTTCGTCGGCCTGCTCGGTACGGTTATCGGCATCACCGGCGCACTGGTGAAGATCGCGGCCACGGGTAACGCAGACATCGCGTCGATCGCGGGCCCGGTCGGCGAAGCGCTTTACATGACGGCCTTCGGTCTCATTGTGGCCGTTCCTGCGGTTATGGGCTACAACTGGCTGCAGCGTCGCAACAAGCTCATTGCTGAACGCATGAGCCGTTTCTGTGACGACCTTCATGGTGACCTGATGTCCGGCGGCAAGATTCGTCCGCAGGTCAAGGCGCCGGCTGGTGCTGCCAAGCCTGCTGCCGCGACCGCCAAGGCCTGA
- a CDS encoding energy transducer TonB, protein MSTSKMVSIGAVALLHIGVGYALVTGLAYDAVKQAYEDLKTFDVQEEKPKEEEKPPPPPEKLDIPPPPKVTTPPPVNITPIVTTNTIQPITPSAPPAPPPPPPPPPAPRVAEKATQRGGSISDEDYPPSSIRNEEAGTSVARFTIGTDGKVTSCNASGASPSLDAETCKLIIRRFRFKPAKDESGNPIEESRTQRVTWRLPK, encoded by the coding sequence ATGAGCACGAGCAAGATGGTTTCCATCGGTGCTGTGGCGTTGCTCCATATAGGCGTCGGTTATGCCCTCGTGACCGGTCTTGCCTATGACGCCGTCAAGCAAGCCTATGAAGACCTGAAGACGTTCGACGTGCAGGAAGAAAAACCGAAGGAAGAGGAAAAGCCGCCTCCACCTCCGGAGAAACTGGATATTCCACCGCCGCCAAAGGTCACTACGCCTCCGCCGGTGAACATCACGCCGATTGTGACGACGAACACGATCCAGCCGATCACGCCGTCGGCGCCGCCGGCGCCGCCGCCGCCGCCGCCACCACCACCAGCGCCGCGCGTTGCTGAAAAGGCGACGCAAAGGGGTGGCTCGATTTCAGATGAAGATTATCCGCCATCGTCGATCCGCAACGAAGAAGCCGGCACGTCGGTTGCCCGCTTCACGATCGGCACGGACGGAAAGGTGACAAGCTGCAACGCGTCAGGGGCCAGCCCGTCGCTTGATGCGGAAACTTGCAAGCTGATCATTCGCCGCTTCCGTTTCAAGCCTGCAAAGGATGAAAGTGGAAACCCGATCGAAGAATCCCGAACACAGCGCGTAACTTGGCGCCTGCCAAAATAG
- a CDS encoding SDR family oxidoreductase — protein MKLALVTGGFRRLGAAIAARLASEGWTLALHCRETSEPDHDLAAILALHQTQWQGFACDLSDGVAVTALLPRIVAHFGQVPELIVNNASRFVADDFETLSYQELAVHMAVNLSAPVLLATGLAAQLAPGRTGVVINITDQRVRQPNGDQLSYTLAKQALSAATTTLAKALAPRVRVNAVAPGLTLPTEDYRPAQMVALEAMMPLERLPEPDQIADAVLWLANAEAVTGQTIYVDGGASLKSFERDFVYLGSADTGPNQT, from the coding sequence ATGAAGCTTGCGCTGGTCACCGGCGGCTTCAGGCGATTGGGAGCGGCGATTGCGGCGCGGCTGGCGAGTGAGGGCTGGACGCTTGCGCTCCATTGCCGCGAGACGTCGGAGCCCGACCATGACCTGGCCGCCATCCTCGCGCTGCACCAGACCCAGTGGCAGGGCTTTGCCTGCGACCTTTCTGACGGTGTGGCGGTTACTGCGCTTTTGCCGCGCATCGTAGCGCATTTCGGCCAGGTGCCGGAGTTGATCGTGAACAATGCTTCGCGCTTTGTTGCGGACGATTTCGAGACATTGTCGTATCAAGAGCTCGCTGTGCACATGGCCGTCAACCTGTCTGCGCCTGTGCTGCTGGCGACCGGGCTTGCTGCCCAGCTGGCGCCCGGCCGGACCGGTGTCGTGATCAACATTACTGACCAGCGGGTCCGGCAGCCCAATGGCGACCAGCTGAGCTATACTCTCGCCAAACAGGCCCTATCCGCAGCGACAACGACCTTGGCCAAAGCTCTGGCCCCGAGGGTGCGCGTGAACGCAGTGGCGCCCGGCCTGACTTTGCCCACCGAAGACTACCGCCCGGCGCAGATGGTCGCGCTGGAGGCAATGATGCCGCTCGAACGCTTGCCGGAGCCGGACCAGATTGCAGATGCTGTTTTGTGGCTCGCCAATGCGGAAGCGGTGACCGGTCAGACAATCTATGTGGATGGAGGGGCGTCGCTCAAGAGTTTCGAGCGGGACTTTGTTTACCTCGGTTCCGCTGACACGGGCCCAAACCAGACTTGA
- a CDS encoding dihydroneopterin aldolase, giving the protein MTATRDRLTLEVRDLDVPVLTGIYSEETHLPQPLRISVAVELDCKDRFTPETPLTASKNYMDIKRAMTTALPEGVHFVLIEAVADHIAETLFVEDSRVKQVTVKIVKLAIADAGEAIGITLVRNRP; this is encoded by the coding sequence ATGACTGCGACGCGCGACCGACTGACTCTTGAAGTGCGGGACCTGGATGTGCCGGTGCTGACCGGCATCTATTCGGAAGAGACGCATTTGCCTCAGCCGCTGAGAATCTCGGTTGCAGTCGAGCTGGATTGCAAGGATCGCTTTACGCCGGAAACGCCTTTGACGGCATCAAAGAACTACATGGACATCAAACGTGCCATGACGACCGCCCTTCCTGAGGGCGTGCACTTCGTTCTGATCGAAGCGGTTGCGGATCATATCGCAGAGACATTGTTCGTCGAGGACAGTCGCGTGAAACAGGTGACCGTGAAGATCGTAAAGCTCGCGATTGCCGATGCGGGCGAAGCAATCGGCATCACGCTGGTGCGGAATCGACCGTGA
- a CDS encoding GNAT family N-acetyltransferase, producing MIEIVPLERVDPTDVEALLDAAFGADRKARTAYRMRDGVVALPALSFAALDGQQLVGTLQSWPVALESPDGRLTPMTLVGPVAVRPDIQRSGLGRTLMDALITAAGENGHDALMMIGDPEYYGRFFDFSADATTEWVVPGPVERRRLLARISRPGGVPAVGRIIPDPGFASGRIAA from the coding sequence ATGATTGAGATTGTCCCTCTGGAACGGGTTGACCCGACAGACGTCGAAGCATTGCTCGATGCGGCTTTTGGCGCGGACCGCAAGGCGCGCACGGCCTATCGCATGCGCGACGGCGTGGTTGCATTACCCGCGCTGAGCTTTGCCGCGCTGGACGGACAGCAGCTGGTCGGAACGCTCCAGAGCTGGCCGGTTGCCCTTGAAAGCCCCGACGGCCGCCTGACACCGATGACTCTTGTCGGCCCGGTTGCGGTCAGGCCGGACATTCAGCGCAGTGGCCTCGGCAGGACGCTGATGGACGCACTCATTACCGCAGCGGGCGAAAATGGCCACGATGCGCTCATGATGATTGGCGATCCGGAATATTATGGGCGCTTCTTCGATTTCTCGGCTGACGCGACCACGGAATGGGTTGTGCCGGGCCCCGTTGAACGTCGCCGCCTTCTGGCGAGGATTAGCCGCCCGGGCGGTGTTCCGGCTGTAGGACGCATCATTCCCGATCCGGGCTTTGCAAGCGGACGGATTGCCGCATAA
- a CDS encoding DUF1285 domain-containing protein, translated as MPMAELPKDLSRLSLAQIAQMAADHKLPPVESWHPERTGASAMRITRDGRWFHEGSPIERHNMIRLFSTILRREQDGSHVLVTPAEKLTIEVEDAPFIAVEVKSEGNGQERKLAFRLNTGDMLVAGPSHPLRFAEREGEPAPYVGVRGGMEARIARAPYYELAEMALEEAGAPLGLWSDGQFFAMAEA; from the coding sequence ATGCCAATGGCCGAACTTCCCAAAGACCTGTCTCGTCTCTCGCTGGCCCAGATTGCGCAGATGGCCGCCGATCACAAACTGCCGCCGGTGGAAAGCTGGCACCCTGAAAGAACAGGTGCCAGCGCAATGCGGATCACGCGCGATGGCCGCTGGTTTCATGAAGGGTCGCCGATAGAGCGACACAACATGATCCGGCTTTTCTCGACGATTCTCCGCCGCGAACAAGATGGGAGTCATGTCCTCGTCACACCGGCCGAAAAGTTGACCATCGAGGTTGAAGACGCGCCATTTATTGCCGTCGAGGTCAAAAGCGAGGGAAATGGCCAAGAACGCAAGCTGGCTTTCCGGCTTAACACCGGGGACATGCTTGTCGCCGGTCCTTCGCATCCCCTGCGCTTCGCAGAACGCGAAGGAGAACCAGCGCCATATGTCGGCGTTCGCGGCGGAATGGAGGCTCGGATTGCCCGCGCGCCTTATTATGAACTCGCAGAAATGGCGCTGGAAGAAGCTGGCGCACCTCTGGGACTCTGGAGCGACGGACAATTCTTTGCGATGGCCGAGGCATGA
- a CDS encoding CoA pyrophosphatase, with protein sequence MTLVNRLRAALEATPSDAVDLLAGDAMHLPETSSAVDAAVLVAVTDRSEPGIILTKRPDTMRKHPGQVAFPGGRVDEADTDIVAAALREAHEEIALPPSAAQLVGLADRYRTITGFDVTPVIVVVPPDLDLHPNADEVEAIFEAPLSFVLDAANHMRRSQDWQGITRHYYEMHWDGFRIWGATAAMLVNLSRRLQWGQ encoded by the coding sequence ATGACCCTCGTCAACCGCTTGCGCGCAGCACTGGAGGCAACACCTTCCGATGCAGTCGACCTCCTCGCCGGGGATGCGATGCATCTGCCTGAGACAAGTTCTGCTGTCGATGCCGCTGTTCTCGTGGCTGTAACGGACCGGTCAGAACCTGGGATCATCCTGACCAAGCGCCCGGATACGATGCGCAAACACCCGGGTCAGGTCGCCTTTCCGGGAGGTCGCGTCGACGAAGCCGATACGGATATCGTTGCGGCCGCGCTGCGAGAAGCACATGAGGAAATTGCCCTGCCGCCCTCTGCCGCCCAGCTTGTCGGCCTTGCGGATCGCTACCGCACCATCACTGGTTTCGACGTCACGCCTGTCATTGTTGTCGTCCCGCCGGACCTAGACCTTCATCCCAATGCCGACGAAGTCGAGGCAATCTTCGAAGCCCCGCTGTCCTTTGTGCTGGATGCCGCCAATCATATGCGACGTTCGCAGGATTGGCAGGGAATCACGCGGCACTATTATGAAATGCATTGGGACGGATTTCGCATCTGGGGAGCGACTGCGGCGATGCTCGTCAATCTTTCAAGGCGCCTGCAATGGGGACAGTGA
- a CDS encoding CCA tRNA nucleotidyltransferase, translated as MGTVTLPDRVGLRALARILGSLEGATRLVGGAVRDMLAGEPVKDIDLATKLSPQEVIACLQKARIKAVPTGIAHGTVTAVLSSGPVEVTTLRRDVSTDGRRATIAYTDDWREDAARRDFTINALYADPETGELFDYFGGESDLAAGLVRFIGEPLQRIAEDHLRILRFFRFHARFGKGAPDPASLKACSERANDLMALSRERIADELLKLLALSRPVETVELMLSHGIFLPVLPEISTAAGLTALVATEDSPDAVRRLASLLPANGDIAGTVAKRLKLSKLATKRLVLAAGREETDAANPRALAYRIGLEAARDRLMLGNHGNALADLNGWTVPTFPLTGGAIVARGIKAGPEVARLLQKTEAQWIAEGFPDEARALAIADEVVGQEQSKR; from the coding sequence ATGGGGACAGTGACACTGCCTGATCGCGTGGGGCTGCGTGCTCTTGCCCGCATCCTTGGGAGCTTGGAAGGCGCAACGCGATTGGTCGGCGGCGCGGTGCGTGACATGCTGGCGGGGGAACCGGTCAAGGATATCGATCTTGCGACAAAATTGTCGCCGCAGGAGGTTATTGCATGCCTCCAGAAGGCTCGGATCAAGGCCGTGCCGACCGGCATTGCCCATGGCACGGTCACGGCTGTCCTGTCCTCCGGTCCCGTCGAAGTCACGACGCTGCGCCGTGACGTGTCCACCGACGGACGACGCGCGACGATCGCCTATACTGACGACTGGCGCGAAGATGCGGCCCGTCGGGATTTCACGATCAACGCTCTTTATGCCGATCCGGAAACGGGCGAGTTGTTCGATTATTTCGGCGGAGAGAGCGATCTGGCAGCCGGTCTCGTCCGCTTTATCGGTGAACCGCTCCAGCGGATCGCCGAGGATCACTTGCGCATCCTGCGCTTCTTCCGGTTTCATGCCCGCTTCGGCAAAGGCGCGCCCGACCCTGCTTCTCTCAAGGCCTGTAGCGAGCGAGCAAATGACCTCATGGCCCTGTCGCGTGAGAGAATTGCGGATGAGCTTTTGAAACTCCTTGCTCTTTCTCGCCCTGTCGAGACGGTCGAGTTGATGCTTTCGCACGGCATTTTTTTGCCGGTCTTGCCGGAAATTTCAACCGCTGCAGGCCTGACCGCGCTTGTTGCAACGGAAGACTCCCCCGATGCTGTCCGCCGGCTTGCAAGCCTCCTCCCGGCCAATGGGGATATTGCAGGGACGGTTGCCAAAAGGCTCAAACTTTCAAAACTGGCGACCAAGCGGCTCGTGCTGGCGGCCGGGCGGGAGGAAACGGACGCGGCCAATCCGCGTGCTCTGGCCTATCGGATCGGGCTGGAAGCCGCACGGGACCGCCTCATGCTCGGCAATCACGGCAATGCGCTTGCGGATCTTAACGGGTGGACGGTGCCGACATTTCCACTGACAGGCGGCGCGATCGTTGCCCGCGGTATCAAGGCGGGTCCCGAAGTCGCGCGGCTTCTCCAGAAGACGGAAGCACAATGGATTGCCGAGGGTTTTCCCGATGAGGCCCGCGCGCTCGCAATCGCCGACGAGGTCGTCGGCCAAGAGCAGTCGAAGCGGTAA
- the nudC gene encoding NAD(+) diphosphatase, whose protein sequence is MTHRPGFTGSPLDRADRLRHDVEAFNAMLNDWRGRLLGMAGLDPQLDPEGGLVWHSMAQAPLEAEFILLGLIEERPHFAMLVEAESSPIRSPALWQALSLLPPEEAAIYGAARSVIDWHNANRYCGRCGGTTKVFRAGWGRRCTACETEHFPRTDPVVIMLAEYEGKALVGRQSRFPPGSYSALAGFLEPGESIEEAVRRELNEEAGITTGAVHYVTSQPWPFGGSQLMIACVAETIDPTITLDTNELEDVMWVTREEARAALAGEDAAPFRAPPAFAIAHSLLRHWAA, encoded by the coding sequence GTGACACATCGTCCCGGCTTTACAGGATCTCCCCTCGATAGAGCGGACCGGCTGCGGCATGATGTCGAGGCCTTCAATGCCATGCTCAATGACTGGCGCGGGCGTCTGCTTGGGATGGCGGGGCTTGACCCGCAGCTTGATCCAGAAGGCGGTCTTGTTTGGCACAGCATGGCGCAGGCTCCACTCGAAGCGGAATTCATCCTTCTTGGCCTGATCGAGGAGCGACCGCATTTTGCGATGCTGGTCGAAGCTGAATCATCACCGATACGGTCTCCGGCATTATGGCAGGCGCTATCGCTTCTTCCGCCCGAAGAAGCCGCCATTTATGGTGCGGCCCGGTCCGTTATCGATTGGCACAATGCCAACCGATATTGCGGTCGCTGCGGCGGGACAACGAAAGTGTTTCGCGCTGGCTGGGGACGTCGCTGCACTGCGTGCGAAACCGAACATTTTCCGCGGACAGACCCGGTCGTGATCATGCTTGCCGAATATGAAGGCAAGGCCCTGGTTGGCCGGCAATCGCGCTTTCCACCTGGCAGCTATTCCGCGCTGGCCGGATTTCTCGAACCGGGTGAAAGCATCGAAGAAGCGGTACGGCGTGAACTGAATGAAGAAGCCGGAATAACCACGGGCGCCGTCCACTATGTGACGAGCCAGCCATGGCCGTTCGGCGGATCACAGCTGATGATCGCCTGTGTTGCCGAAACAATCGATCCGACCATCACGCTCGACACGAACGAGCTTGAGGACGTGATGTGGGTTACCCGTGAAGAAGCGAGAGCAGCGCTGGCCGGTGAAGACGCGGCTCCGTTTCGAGCGCCGCCGGCGTTCGCGATTGCGCACAGCTTGCTGCGGCATTGGGCGGCCTGA
- a CDS encoding serine hydrolase domain-containing protein, giving the protein MSLELTRRHFLGASALAGGILATPAWAKRGLTSLWSPVQAYLDQKVASKYVPGDGGAIARGTDQADFLYAGRVSQDPDAAPVTPDSLWRCYSMTKPITGMAAMILIEDGKLGLDQNIADFLPTFANPRVMIDPAKSLASRPSQAPITVRTLITHTAGLGYAIVTKGPLLEAYVKNGLFAGQISRKPLPGLPANARNPATLAEFADRLATLPLIADPGVKWSYSVGLDLMGRVIEVASGMAFDTFVEQRIFGPLGMTSSFWQVPASEIHRLTTNYGATPIGAVPIDPAKDSVYLDRSAPFGGSGLVSSMRDYDRFLAMLMGEGALGRTRIMKRETAQLAMSNLVHPKTEMQSFVKGQGFGAGGRVRIAPGPNGEGVGTFGWGGAASTIAWVDRTRGIRASGWSQIMTGGDDVFSSGFGKAVYASL; this is encoded by the coding sequence ATGAGTCTTGAGTTGACCCGGCGGCATTTCCTTGGCGCGTCAGCGCTCGCCGGCGGGATCCTCGCAACGCCCGCTTGGGCAAAACGTGGGCTCACGTCACTCTGGTCGCCGGTTCAGGCCTATCTCGATCAGAAGGTCGCCAGCAAATACGTCCCCGGAGACGGGGGCGCAATTGCGCGCGGGACAGACCAGGCCGATTTCCTTTATGCAGGCCGTGTTTCGCAAGATCCGGACGCTGCACCCGTCACGCCGGATTCGCTGTGGCGCTGCTACTCCATGACGAAGCCGATCACCGGCATGGCAGCAATGATCCTTATAGAAGACGGCAAACTTGGTCTGGATCAGAATATCGCCGATTTCCTGCCGACCTTTGCGAATCCCCGGGTGATGATCGACCCGGCCAAGAGCCTTGCGAGCAGGCCTTCGCAAGCGCCAATTACCGTGCGCACGCTCATAACGCATACGGCTGGGCTCGGTTATGCAATCGTCACGAAAGGGCCATTGCTTGAGGCGTATGTAAAGAATGGCCTGTTTGCCGGCCAAATCAGCCGCAAGCCGCTGCCGGGCCTGCCGGCCAATGCGCGTAATCCCGCAACGCTTGCGGAATTTGCAGATCGCCTTGCCACATTGCCGCTCATTGCCGATCCCGGTGTGAAGTGGAGCTATTCGGTCGGGCTGGATTTGATGGGTCGGGTCATTGAAGTTGCGAGTGGAATGGCCTTCGATACGTTCGTTGAACAGCGCATTTTTGGGCCGCTGGGGATGACGAGCAGCTTCTGGCAGGTTCCAGCGAGCGAAATTCACCGGCTCACGACAAATTATGGCGCAACTCCAATTGGCGCAGTGCCGATCGATCCTGCAAAAGACAGCGTCTATCTTGATCGCAGTGCGCCGTTCGGAGGGTCGGGTCTCGTTTCCTCAATGCGGGACTATGATCGCTTCCTGGCCATGTTGATGGGTGAAGGCGCGCTCGGGCGGACCCGGATCATGAAACGGGAGACCGCCCAGCTGGCCATGTCAAACCTTGTTCATCCCAAGACAGAGATGCAAAGTTTCGTAAAAGGGCAGGGATTTGGAGCCGGCGGACGCGTCAGGATCGCGCCGGGCCCCAATGGTGAGGGCGTCGGGACTTTTGGCTGGGGCGGTGCCGCGTCGACGATTGCGTGGGTTGACCGGACCCGTGGCATTCGCGCATCGGGGTGGTCGCAGATCATGACAGGAGGGGATGACGTGTTTTCATCGGGATTTGGCAAAGCGGTTTACGCAAGCCTGTGA